A DNA window from Theobroma cacao cultivar B97-61/B2 chromosome 5, Criollo_cocoa_genome_V2, whole genome shotgun sequence contains the following coding sequences:
- the LOC18600125 gene encoding UPF0481 protein At3g47200 yields MAVATNGKEPSLGEKPVEGMADEKDEICIPMAMLHRKFSRSPDAFIFRVPYQLRQVNERAYEPRVISIGPYHRGKAHLRAMEIHKWSYLKMLLQRRKEDSPVRYVEAMRNEEKAARSCYAETVYMSTQEFVEMLVLDGCFIIELIRKFACDELKDEHDDLFKRNFNLSIVGQELLLVENQLPFFVLDQLFKMTKTENEEEAFNHMALRFFSGIVPGPGIRVGNNRRSVRKKRKCILHLLGLVQANWLPSPEGIKRSEQPVTDRKWNFIRSAKELLDVGIKFKKASGENSLFDIKFEKGRFQIPTLTIYHDSERIFRNFIAYEQFNEGPTYVMDYTRFMDCLINYGDDVALLSHSGIIVNWLGSNEEVAHMFNKLNDFVYLSTSNFYYSELFNDVNKYCRGRWTLWKIKLRNKYFDTPWDWVLTSIIAGAILLLLTLVQTVFAVLSYFKQGN; encoded by the coding sequence GGTATGGCCGATGAAAAAGACGAGATTTGCATACCCATGGCAATGCTTCATAGGAAATTTTCAAGGTCTCCGGATGCCTTCATTTTCAGAGTCCCTTATCAACTACGCCAGGTAAATGAAAGAGCATATGAGCCTCGAGTAATTTCGATTGGCCCTTACCACCGTGGTAAAGCTCATTTGAGGGCAATGGAAATCCACAAATGGAGTTATTTGAAAATGCTTCTTCAACGAAGAAAAGAAGATAGTCCGGTTAGATATGTAGAGGCCATGAGAAACGAAGAAAAAGCTGCTCGGAGTTGCTATGCAGAAACTGTGTATATGAGCACCCAAGAATTTGTGGAGATGTTGGTCCTTGATGGTTGCTTTATCATTGAGCTAATCCGCAAATTTGCCTGCGATGAACTCAAAGACGAGCACGACGATCTTTTCAAGCGCAATTTTAATCTATCCATCGTAGGACAAGAGTTGCTGCTGGTTGAAAATCAACTACCTTTCTTTGTGCTTGACCAGTTGTTTAAAATGACCAAGacagaaaatgaagaagaagctTTCAACCACATGGCTCTTCGTTTCTTCTCTGGAATAGTTCCGGGGCCAGGGATTCGAGTTGGAAATAACCGTCGTTCTGTccgaaagaagagaaaatgtaTCCTGCATCTACTCGGGTTAGTGCAAGCCAATTGGCTTCCCTCACCCGAAGGAATAAAGCGTTCGGAGCAGCCTGTGACAGATCGCAAGTGGAATTTCATACGTTCTGCCAAAGAGCTCCTAGATGTAGGAATCAAGTTCAAAAAGGCTAGCGGAGAGAATAGCTTGTTTGATATCAAGTTTGAAAAGGGTCGATTTCAGATTCCCACCCTGACGATTTACCATGATTCAGAGCGTATCTTCCGGAACTTCATTGCCTATGAACAATTCAACGAAGGTCCTACGTATGTCATGGATTACACAAGATTCATGGACTGCCTCATCAACTATGGCGACGATGTGGCATTGCTATCTCACAGTGGAATCATTGTTAACTGGTTAGGAAGCAATGAAGAGGTTGCCCACATGTTCAACAAACTGAATGACTTTGTATACTTGTCCACCTCCAACTTCTATTACTCGGAGTTATTTAATGATGTAAACAAGTATTGCCGGGGTCGATGGACGCTGTGGAAGATCAAGCTGAGGAATAAATATTTCGACACTCCATGGGATTGGGTCCTTACTTCTATTATAGCCGGAGCTATCTTGCTCCTGCTAACCTTGGTGCAAACTGTTTTTGCagttctttcttattttaagCAGGGCAATTGA